A single Aspergillus chevalieri M1 DNA, chromosome 3, nearly complete sequence DNA region contains:
- a CDS encoding uncharacterized protein (COG:L;~EggNog:ENOG410PGPZ;~InterPro:IPR012337,IPR000953,IPR036397,IPR023780, IPR041588,IPR001584,IPR016197,IPR043128;~PFAM:PF00385,PF17921;~go_function: GO:0003676 - nucleic acid binding [Evidence IEA];~go_process: GO:0015074 - DNA integration [Evidence IEA]): MKLRRLNERQMRWADILSRYDFYLQYRPGKLALTPDALSRRDQDMPNDPGDERLQMREKRLLDPNAFVETSECTICCLSAAQADRPIHILPTHTSDGTTENGSTTSDLEQQWSHAEAEDAAMPTLRDAIRAGLPRFPPELGIRVSIGECELDSDDRILFRKRRWVPNNEPLRTRLMQEAHDSPLTGHPGSNALYSLLARQLFWPNMSADVKRFVKNCDQCGATNIWRDRRQGLLKPLPIPDRKWRELSMDFIEGLPESNGYTTILVIVDRLTKGTILIPCARTGSDYIVPKFLQHVVAYHGLPAAITSDRGSQFVGELWERMCSLLKISRRLSTAYHPQTDGQTERMNAVIESYLRNFCNFAQDNWSEILPMAQLAIANQTAASTGFSPFFLDHGFHLETLQLTEPVTDEPQQSPSSSAGARIAEKLKNALEVAQSELAAAQERQEQYANRYRNLAPHYKPGDKVWLNLQNIRTSRPSKKLDVRQAKYTVLAQISPYAYRLNTPEGIHPVFHVDLLRPAANDPFPSQRNDDYQPPAVLVDGEEEYQVERILDYRQIRRGRGFQRQYLVKWTGYLHPEWTAAHNMENTAALDEWEQRHRIQSSTGEGDDL, translated from the coding sequence ATGAAGCTGCGACGCCTCAATGAGCGACAAATGCGCTGGGCAGATATATTGAGCCGCTATGACTTCTACCTCCAGTACCGACCTGGGAAACTTGCCCTTACTCCTGATGCCCTATCTCGCCGAGACCAAGACATGCCCAATGACCCAGGTGATGAACGACTACAGATGCGGGAGAAGCGCCTCTTGGACCCTAATGCATTTGTGGAAACCAGTGAATGCACCATATGCTGCTTGTCAGCTGCACAGGCTGACAGGCCCATTCACATCCTACCAACCCATACTAGTGACGGAACTACAGAAAATGGAAGCACCACTTCAGATCTCGAGCAGCAATGGAGCCATGCAGAAGCTGAGGATGCTGCTATGCCCACACTTCGTGACGCCATCCGTGCAGGGCTGCCTCGTTTCCCTCCTGAATTGGGAATCCGGGTCTCAATTGGCGAATGTGAACTAGACTCTGATGATCGAATCCTTTTCCGCAaacggcgatgggtccccaATAATGAACCATTACGAACAAGGTTGATGCAAGAAGCTCATGATTCTCCACTGACTGGCCACCCGGGTAGCAATGCACTATATAGTTTACTCGCTCGACAACTCTTTTGGCCCAATATGAGCGCAGACGTGAAGCGCTTTGTCAAGAATTGTGACCAATGTGGAGCTACCAACATCTGGCGAGATCGACGACAAGGACTGCTGAAACCCTTACCTATCCCAGATCGCAAATGGCGTGAACTCTCCATGGATTTTATAGAGGGACTGCCAGAGTCAAATGGTTACACTACTATCCTGGTGATAGTAGACCGCCTCACCAAAGGGACTATCCTAATCCCTTGTGCAAGGACAGGGAGTGACTACATTGTACCAAAGTTCCTACAACATGTTGTGGCATACCATGGCCTCCCAGCTGCTATCACATCTGATCGCGGCTCACAGTTTGTGGGCGAACTCTGGGAACGCATGTGTAGCCTCCTCAAGATCAGTCGACGCCTCTCTACTGCCTACCATCCCCAAACCGATGGGCAGACAGAGCGCATGAATGCAGTTATTGAGAGCTACCTCCGTAACTTCTGCAACTTCGCACAGGACAACTGGTCAGAAATCCTACctatggcacagcttgcaattgcCAATCAGACTGCAGCATCTACTGGATTCAGCCCCTTCTTTCTTGACCATGGGTTCCATCTAGAGACACTCCAGCTAACTGAACCTGTTACTGATGAGCCCCAGCAATCACCTAGTAGCTCCGCGGGTGCCCGAATAGCTGAAAAGCTCAAAAATGCATTGGAGGTCGCCCAAAGTGAATTAgctgcagcccaggaacGACAAGAACAATATGCCAACCGCTACCGGAACCTCGCACCACATtacaagcctggtgataaagtTTGGCTCAACCTACAGAACATCCGAACGAGCCGTCCCAGTAAAAAGCTTGATGTACGCCAGGCCAAATATACCGTCCTAGCACAGATTAGCCCGTACGCCTACCGATTGAACACACCAGAGGGTATCCATcctgtcttccatgttgatCTGCTTcggccagcagcaaatgaCCCCTTCCCCAGTCAACGCAATGATGATTACCAGCCCCCGGCTGTGCTTGTTGATGGTGAGGAAGAGTACCAAGTGGAACGTATACTGGACTACCGACAGATCCGCCGTGGACGAGGATTTCAGCGACAATACCTGGTGAAATGGACTGGTTACCTGCATCCTGAATGGACCGCTGCGCACAACATGGAGAATACTGCTGCACTAGATGAATGGGAACAACGCCACCGAATTCAGAGCTCCACGGGAGAGGGGGACGATTTATAG
- a CDS encoding uncharacterized protein (COG:L;~EggNog:ENOG410PGPZ;~InterPro:IPR000477,IPR041373,IPR043128,IPR041588, IPR043502;~PFAM:PF17917,PF17921,PF17919,PF00078) yields the protein MDEDTSKRSASIEEYRSERVDSNQEASDSELGSWEWIDHKKLAATTQEPQIPQEYIEFQHLFKQPEQPELPDHGPHDHRIPLMEGKTPTCKKIYPMSERESKILREYIEEQLAKGFIRPSTSPAGHGVLFVPKKDGSLRLCADYRPLNAITIKDRHPLPRVDEMQDRIRGAKWFTKFDLVDAYNRLRIARGEEWKTTIRTKYGHYEYLVMPFGLTNAPASFQRFIYDVLGVYLDIFVIVYLDDILVFSSTFEEHVQHVKKVLQKLEEAKLRLKLKKCEFHVQETEFLGHWITTEGIQMDKNKVQAILDWPELKNTKEVQQFTGLVNYYRRFLKDYSQFMTPLFKLLKKGQEFQWGPEQRQAFQQAKEKIVSAPALVQFDPEKETTIETDASDYAIGMRMTQPGPDGKPRAVAFHSRKLVQAELNYDIHDKELLAIVVAFKTWRVYLEGAQHTVLVKTDHKNLTFFTTTKELTRRQARWAEVLSQYDFKIIHCKGNENGQADALSRRPDYEIKDRTINPAILKTNEDGTISYNHQVLAATMHTSNKPLEKKIVEETQKDKMIQDMIENSAENDKLTTDNNGLVYLHNLIYVPKSMRNEIISMHHDTPLHGHLGTEKTAEQIMRNYYFPNTRKVVQEYVKNCETCIRDKAARHQPYCHRLRL from the coding sequence atggacgaggatacatccaagagatcagcatcGATTGAGGagtatcgctcagaaagagttgatagcaaccaagaagcatcagactcagagctaggctcatgggaatggattgaccataagaagctagcagcaacgactcaggaaccacagattccacaggagtatatcgagtttcagcacttgttcaagcagcccgaacaacctgaactaccagaccacggaccacacgaccatcgcataccccttatggaagggaagacaccgacatgcaagaagatttacccgatgtcagaacgagaatcgaaaatactacgggaatatattgaagaacaattggcaaaaggattcatcagaccatcgacatcaccagcagggcacggagtcctatttgtaccgaaaaaagatggaagtctacggctatgtgcagattaccgaccactcaacgccatcaccatcaaagatcgacacccattaccacgagttgatgaaatgcaagaccgaattagaggagcaaaatggtttaccaaatttgaccttgtggacgcctacaatcgactacgaattgccagaggagaagaatggaaaacgaccatcagaacgaaatatggacattatgaatatctggtcatgccatttgggcttaccaacgcaccagcatcattccaacgattcatctatgatgtacttggagtatatcttgacatcttcgtgatagtctaccttgatgacatcttggtcttctccagcacctttgaagaacatgtgcagcacgtcaagaaagtactgcaaaaacttgaggaagcaaagctacgattgaagttgaagaagtgtgaattccatgttcaggaaaccgagttcttaggacactggatcactacagaaggaatccagatggataagaacaaagttcaagcaatcttggattggccagagctgaagaacaccaaggaagttcagcagttcacaggacttgtgaactactaccgacgattcttgaaggactactcacaattcatgacaccactgttcaaattgttgaaaaagggacaagagtttcaatggggaccagaacaacgacaagcgtttcaacaagccaaagaaaaaattgtatctgcaccagcacttgtgcagttcgacccagaaaaggaaaccacaattgaaaccgacgcatcagactacgccattggtatgaggatgactcaaccaggaccagatggaaaaccacgagccgttgcattccactcacgaaaactagttcaagcggaattgaactatgacatccatgataAGGAATtgctagccatagtggtagcattcaagacttggagagtttatttggaaggagcacaacacactgtacttgtgaaaacagatcacaagaacctgaccttcttcacaacaaccaaagagttgacccgaagacaggccagatgggctgaagtactatcgcaatacgacttcaagatcatccactgcaaaggaaatgagaatggacaagcagacgcactcagtcgacgaccggactatgagatcaaagaccgaacgatcaacccagcaatattgaaaacgaacgaagacggaaccatcagctataaccaccaggtgttagcagcaaccaTGCATACCTCGAAcaaacctttggaaaagaaaattgtcgaagaaacacaaaaagataaaatgatccaggatatgattgaaaactcagcagaaaacgacaaattgaccacagataacaatggattagtgtacttgcacaatctcatctatgtgccaaagagcatgagaaatgagatcatcagcatgcaccatgacactccactccacggacatttgggaacagagaaaacagctgaacaaatcatgagaaactactacttcccaaacacgcgaaaagttgttcaagaatatgtgaagaactgtgaaacttgcattcgagataaggcagcaagacatcaaccctattgtcacaggctgcgcctgtag
- a CDS encoding uncharacterized protein (COG:S;~EggNog:ENOG410PUQG;~InterPro:IPR012047,IPR007506,IPR002840;~PFAM:PF01989,PF04412), whose amino-acid sequence MSPSTFQGAAYVQGKASGRLLASNIELSFWGGINPQTGEIIDRHHTLSGQFLQDTILAIPGGRGSCSGSGVMLELLLNDKGPNAILFERREDILTLGVMIAEEVFGKSIPVVMLGPEGFREVLGLDGRFVHVVNGRVYSDESLVNLDKHTLETGAIQSLPLASDLELSDIDRAFLDGAYGEAARVSMRIILRMADLLGTRKLMDITQVHVDGCIYTGPGCLIFAEKLRDWGGKVRVPTSLNSISIDQKRWRVQGIDPVFGEAAERLADTYISMGARPTFTCAPYQLESAPKFGEQVAWAESNAAVYANSVLGAKTMKYPDFLDISIALTGRAPKGGPHVKANRLASVIVTVTGVPGAVKIDDSFYPLLGYHVGAISPCQIPVVVGIESFSPCKDDLRAFGAAFATMSSAPMFHIVGATPEATSLDAVINEKFHPRSIEINLKQLAESWNQLNSASHPQPVDLVSLGNPHFSLTETRKLAELCRGRAKDKNIAITVTCGRSAYGIASQAGLVEELEAFGVQFITDTCWCMITEPIIPPSTGAIMTNSGKYAHYGPGLTGRPFYFRSLARCVEAACGGCIADVPGWLSG is encoded by the coding sequence ATGTCCCCAAGCACATTCCAAGGAGCCGCCTACGTCCAAGGCAAAGCCTCCGGCCGACTCCTCGCCAGCAACATAGAACTGAGCTTCTGGGGCGGCATAAACCCCCAAACAGGCGAGATAATCGACCGTCATCACACATTGAGCGGGCAATTTCTCCAAGACACTATTCTCGCTATCCCGGGTGGTCGTGGCTCATGTTCTGGTAGCGGGGTTATGTTGGAGCTTCTGCTTAATGATAAGGGGCCAAATGCGATTTTGTTTGAGCGAAGGGAGGATATTTTGACCCTTGGGGTGATGATTGCTGAGgaggtgtttgggaagtcTATACCGGTTGTGATGCTGGGACCGGAGGGTTTTCGGGAGGTTTTGGGGTTGGATGGCCGTTTCGTACATGTCGTCAATGGTCGGGTTTATAGTGATGAGTCTCTCGTTAATCTGGACAAACATACACTAGAGACCGGTGCCATTCAGTCTCTACCTCTGGCGAGTGATTTAGAGCTCTCAGATATTGACAGAGCCTTCCTCGATGGTGCCTACGGCGAAGCCGCCCGGGTATCAATGCGGATCATCCTCCGGATGGCAGATCTACTAGGAACCAGAAAATTGATGGACATCACCCAAGTCCACGTGGACGGCTGTATCTACACAGGGCCAGGATGTCTCATCTTTGCAGAGAAGCTCAGAGACTGGGGAGGAAAAGTCCGTGTTCCAACCTCCCTCAACTCCATATCCATTGATCAAAAAAGATGGCGTGTCCAAGGAATCGATCCCGTTTTcggtgaagctgctgaaagaCTGGCAGATACCTACATCAGTATGGGTGCACGCCCGACATTTACTTGCGCTCCTTATCAACTCGAAAGCGCGCCGAAATTTGGTGAGCAGGTGGCTTGGGCTGAGTCTAATGCCGCTGTTTACGCAAATAGTGTACTCGGGGCAAAGACCATGAAGTACCCCGATTTCCTTGACATATCGATTGCTCTGACTGGTAGGGCACCAAAGGGGGGTCCTCATGTTAAAGCCAATCGTCTGGCTTCAGTTATTGTGACGGTTACAGGCGTCCCCGGAGCCGTGAAGATCGATGACTCTTTTTATCCTCTCCTAGGTTACCATGTAGGGGCTATATCCCCCTGTCAGATCCCGGTGGTAGTGGGGATCGAGTCATTCAGCCCATGCAAAGACGATTTAAGAGCTTTTGGGGCTGCATTCGCGACTATGTCGAGCGCTCCGATGTTCCATATCGTTGGTGCCACACCCGAAGCAACTTCACTCGACGCTGTAATAAACGAAAAATTCCATCCACGCTCTATCGAGATAAACCTGAAGCAACTGGCTGAGAGCTGGAATCAGCTCAACAGCGcatctcatcctcaaccaGTGGACCTGGTGTCCCTTGGAAACCCCCACTTCTCTCTGACAGAAACCAGAAAGCTCGCTGAACTCTGTCGAGGGCGCGCGAAAGATAAGAACATTGCTATTACAGTTACCTGCGGACGTTCTGCCTACGGCATAGCTTCTCAGGCTGGCCTCGTTGAGGAGCTAGAAGCATTCGGGGTTCAGTTCATCACTGATACCTGTTGGTGTATGATTACTGAGCCGATCATTCCGCCGTCAACGGGCGCTATCATGACGAATTCCGGCAAATATGCACACTATGGACCTGGGTTAACTGGAAGGCCGTTCTACTTTAGGAGTTTGGCTAGATGTGTTGAAGCTGCGTGTGGTGGTTGTATAGCCGATGTTCCGGGTTGGTTGTCGGGTTGA